The Candidatus Zixiibacteriota bacterium genome segment AATGTCTGTGATCCGTACTTGATGTTGGCTCGTCCGAATGCACGCGGGCAGACATTCTCGCACAAGTCGCATCCATCCTCAATATATTTAACAGCATCCAGCCCAATTGATTTTCTTTTGAGAGCCTCAAAATACGCTTCTTCGGATGTAATAATTCCAAACTTTGCCACGACAAAAGTAGCTGGTCCCATGCGGTCGATCTGAGCCTTAATACCCTCCATCATTCCTTCAAGAGCGGAGATAATCGTCATAACGGACGTGACACCAATGATCACGCCCAGTAACGTCAGTGAAGATCGCAGCTTATTAGCCCACAAGGAGGCTACTGAGAGTTTGACCAACGTAGCGGCGATCATCCCTGATAGGCCTGGCGTTCGTCTTCGGGAACGATTTCATCGCTGTCAATTCCACCGTCAAGGATCGACAACACCCGGTGGGCATGACGGGCAATATCCCGCTCATGGGTCACAACGATGATGGTATTACCCTGACTATGAAGATCATCAAAGAGCCTCATGATATCGACTGAGGTCTTGCTGTCAAGGTTGCCAGTCGGCTCATCGGCCAGCAACAGAGATGGGTTGTTGACCAGCGCCCGGGCAATGGCTACTCGCTGGCGCTGACCACCCGATAGCTCACTTGGCTTGTGCAGCATACGATCAGTCAGATCCACTTTGCTCAGTGCCAGTTCAGCCATTTCTCGCCGATGATCAGCCGCTGCTCCACTATAAATCAGGGGTAGCTCCACATTATGCAAGGAAGTCGCTCGTGGCAACAGATTGAAGGTCTGGAACACGAAGCCGATCTCGCGGTTGCGAATACTGGCCAGTTCATCGTCGTTCATCGAACTGACTTCGCGATCATTGAGACTGTATCCCCCTTGAGATGGTGTATCCAGACAACCAATCAGATTCATAAGCGTGGATTTGCCAGATCCCGAGGGTCCCATAATAGCTACGTACTCACCCTTCTGAATGTCTATTGTTACACCCCGCAAGGCATGCACCTTCTCAGCCCCCATCTCATAGGTCTTCCACAAGTCTTTGGTTTTTATCAGCGTCACAACTACTCACTCTCGCTTTCGCGTTCTATCATCTCCACCACGTCGCCGTCCTTTATCGAGCGCAGTACCCGATAGGGTCCGGACACAACCGAGTCCTCAACTTCAAGACCGGAGATAACCTCAATGTATTTCTGATCCGCGATACCGGTTTCAATACGAATGAACTGAACCTCGCCGTCACGAATAACAAACGTCCCCTTAATATCTTCTCGCTTCTTATCTTCATCTTCCTCGACAATCGCTGTATCCGTGTCGTCCGACGCTGCGGCTTGTAGTCCGCCCGATTCGCTCTCCTCGACCTCCTCGGCTTCCTCAGTTTCCCCGAGGTGTGCCCGTTCGAGAGAATCAAGATCGAGCGAGCGCATGACAACCGCGCTATACGGAATGCTCAGGACATCGGCAGCCAGGTTGGTGGTAATATCCACAGTGGCCGACATACCGGGACGGATTTTCTCATTCTGGTCCATGAATATGACTTTGACACGGAAATTAGTCGACTGACTCTGCCCACTCGATGCCAGTATAGCGGTATTCCCGATTTCGACCACTTCACCTACAAAAGTCGTATCTGGAAAAGCATCAACTTCAATCTCGCTGGCCTGACCCAACTCAACCTTGGTAACCTCGGTTTCATCTACTTCAACCTCGACCTCATATACATCAAGGTTGGAAATGGTCATAAGCGTACGACCTTGAGAGAATGCCGACTGGGCGGCCGCAATCTCCCCTACTTCGCAGTCGAGGAAAGTGATGATTCCCGGCATAGGTGCCACCACTTTAGCCTTGCTCAAATTATCAAGTGACTTCTCGTAGCGTGCCTGCGATTGCTGTGATTGAGCCTTTGTCGCCTGATGGGCCGCCTTCGCATTCAGAAAAGAATACTTGGCATTCTTGTATTCTATCTCAGTTGCATGATTCTTATCAAACAGCTTTTGCTGACGGTCATACTCCTCCTGGGCTTGCTCCAGAGTAGAACCGGCACCGCCCAAACGAGCAGCAACCTCGTTGACCGCGTAACGAGCCTGATCGGCATCGGAACGCAATTGGACCGTATCAAGAACTACCAGCAAATCACCAGCCTCGACGTGATCACCTTCCCGCACGAACAGCCCGACGATTTCGCCATTGATCTCCGAAGTAATATCAACCTTCGTCTGCGGCTGGATACGGCCGGAAGCCGACACCGTCTCCGTAAGTTCGCGAAGTTTCGCTTCTTCAGCATTCACCTTAGTGGATTTGCTGGTATCCATCATAAGATTAGCAATCACTATTGCCGCGACAGCAACAACTCCACCGATAATCAATAATAGTTTTTTCTTCTTTTTCTGCATTCTATCGATCCCTTGAATTCACACGTGTAATTGATCTACATTTTTCCCATAGCGTTTTCAAGTTCCGCTATGGCCAGATTCAAATTGAAATCCGCTTGTATAAGCGATACTTGTGCCTGCCTGAGAGAGACTTGCGAATCGAGTAAATCGAGAATCGTTGCCGCCCCGAGATTGTATTTTTCCTGAGTGATCTTGTGATCTTCGGTAGCCGCATCGACAGTCTCCTGTGAAACCTTTTTCTTCTCTTTAAGGCGTTCAATATCAAGATAAGCGGTCTTGATTCTCTCGGCAGTCAAGTTTCGAGTGTCAGCCAAGCGGGCACGGGAATTATTAAGACCTATCCTGGCCGAAGTTAGGTTTCTCTCACGATTGAATCCATCAAAGATGTTCCATCTTACCTGGAATCCAATCGTCGAACTTCGGCTCGAGAAATTATATGTGGCGGTGTCACCCTGAGTACCGTCGGCAAAGCTGATGCTGGCCCAGCCACCTAGAGTTGGCAGATACTCAGAATAGCGGGAACGGACCGCGTACCGAGATGCGTCAACACTCTTCCGTGCAGCCAAAAGGCTTGGTTTGTGGTCCAGACCAAAGGCCATCGCCTCTTCGAGAGTTCCGGTGTATTCACGTCGAGCAAACTCGGTCGAGAACTCGTATTCCCCATTGGGATCAAGTCCAACCGTGTAAGCCAGACTCGCTCTACCACTAGTGACCGCGTTCAATGCCGCCAATAACGCCAGACGATCGTTGCCGAACTGGACTTTTTGCTTGAGCACATCTGAGAGTGACGCCGATCCGAGTTCATACTTGGAGTTGATCAGTTTCAACTGTTCCTCGCTCCTGGCCACCGCCTCTTTCTGAACAGCAATGTTTTCTACAGCCGCCAGGTAATAGTAATATGATACCTTCACAGCCTTGATCAGGTCTTGCTCGGAACCAAGGACATCCAGCCTTGCCCTGGCATAGTCAGCCTTGGATCCCGCAAGATTAAACCAGTTCGAGAGATTAAACAACGTCATGTTGGCCGAGAAGCTGAGACTTTTGTTGGAGCGATTCTGGTCAGCTGCTGCTTCTGTGTGATAGTACGGTCGAACGCCGACACCTTCGTACACCACACCATTAATCTCAATGGTGTCTACATACGGAACCATGGAGTCAAGAACAGTGGCATCAGGCTTGATGTCCGTAGTCTTGCCTTCAGAATAGTTGTAACTGGCTTCCAATCGCGGCAGGAAAGCTCCCAGAGCGGCGCGCTTGTTGGCACCAGCCAGACTTTCATTCCCTCTGGCAACGATAATCGAAGACCTTTTCTGCAAAGCCACTTCTATGCAATCATCAAGCGTCAGGACTTCAGTGGCCGCGACCGAGCCAACGATCGACAGACAAAACAACAACGTGAGGACACAGGCAACTGATTTCATCAAAGAACTCCTCTATCTGAACAACATTCCTATTCCCGTAGTAATCACATGCAATACACTCAACCCCCCGACAGATAAGACCGCTAACAGGTATCCTTTGTTGCGCGGAACCTCACATAAAACCGATAATCCGATTCCAACCACAACTATTTCCCAAATGTGAAAGACGCTGAACTTATCTAACAAAACAAACCATATCGATGTCATTCCCTGGTCTGCTACAAGAACCGCAGGAGAAAATGTCACCATAATTGTATCCTTGGCGAACATGATTGGTACATGGACCATTGCCCCAATCATATACAGGAACTCTCCGTAGAGAACGAGTGAAAGAACCTGTTTAAACGAAGATTTGAGTCCAAATACAAAATTATTCCAAAATAGTCCCAACCCGGCTATCAGGAGAGGTGCCAGGAGGAGTGCGATTATTCCTCCTATACCCGTTTGGTACCACATTATCGTTTTCATCTGTTCAAGCGGGATGCGCTGGGCTTCCATCGCTTCCTGTACCTCTGGCAGCTCCATCTGCATTGCTACAATGAAGTCAGTTGCAAGATAGAAGAAGAGACCACAAACTACTGCCAGAGCCAAATATGGAACGAGTACTTTAGGGCTGTCCTTAAGTTCCTCGAAAAACGATGTCGGTTGATAAAAAACCTCGATAAGTCCCCGAAAAGAGAGCCCACCCTTCTCGTTCGGGGATGGCGTCTGAGTTATGTCTACTTGATCCATCGACTACTCCTTATGGTTTGCATTAACGAGTTCTCAAGACAAATGTTTCACTCTGGAACGAACATATTCACGTCACAACGATACTGCGGATTCGATATACAGACTACTCCAGTTGTTCCATAAGTATTCACATAGTACAAAAAAAAGGAAGCTATCTTAAATAAGATAGCTTCCCTGATCTATAGCAGCAAGTGCTATAATGGTCTAGTTAAACAGGGCCGGTCCCACGACCAGTGAAACAATGGCCATCAACTTAATGAGAATATTCATCGAAGGTCCAGAGGTGTCCTTAAAAGGATCACCAACGGTATCGCCAACCACGGCCGCTTTGTGGGCATCAGAACCCTTGCCACCGTGCGCACCGGCTTCGATCATCTTCTTGGCATTGTCCCAGGCACCACCGGCATTGGCCATCATTAGGGCCATCATCACACCGGACATTGTCGCTCCGGCCAGGAAACCGCCCAGAGCCTCAGCACCATTTTCACCGAAGACCAATCCTACGATGATCGGACTCAGAATAGCTGTGAGACCAGGTAAAACCATTTGCTGCAAAGCACCGGTAGTTGCGATATCTACACAGGTCTTGGTATCCGGCTTGGCAGTGCCTTCCATCAGCCCCTTGATCTCGCGGAACTGACGGCGTAC includes the following:
- a CDS encoding ABC transporter ATP-binding protein encodes the protein MIKTKDLWKTYEMGAEKVHALRGVTIDIQKGEYVAIMGPSGSGKSTLMNLIGCLDTPSQGGYSLNDREVSSMNDDELASIRNREIGFVFQTFNLLPRATSLHNVELPLIYSGAAADHRREMAELALSKVDLTDRMLHKPSELSGGQRQRVAIARALVNNPSLLLADEPTGNLDSKTSVDIMRLFDDLHSQGNTIIVVTHERDIARHAHRVLSILDGGIDSDEIVPEDERQAYQG
- a CDS encoding TolC family protein, which gives rise to MKSVACVLTLLFCLSIVGSVAATEVLTLDDCIEVALQKRSSIIVARGNESLAGANKRAALGAFLPRLEASYNYSEGKTTDIKPDATVLDSMVPYVDTIEINGVVYEGVGVRPYYHTEAAADQNRSNKSLSFSANMTLFNLSNWFNLAGSKADYARARLDVLGSEQDLIKAVKVSYYYYLAAVENIAVQKEAVARSEEQLKLINSKYELGSASLSDVLKQKVQFGNDRLALLAALNAVTSGRASLAYTVGLDPNGEYEFSTEFARREYTGTLEEAMAFGLDHKPSLLAARKSVDASRYAVRSRYSEYLPTLGGWASISFADGTQGDTATYNFSSRSSTIGFQVRWNIFDGFNRERNLTSARIGLNNSRARLADTRNLTAERIKTAYLDIERLKEKKKVSQETVDAATEDHKITQEKYNLGAATILDLLDSQVSLRQAQVSLIQADFNLNLAIAELENAMGKM
- a CDS encoding YIP1 family protein, whose product is MDQVDITQTPSPNEKGGLSFRGLIEVFYQPTSFFEELKDSPKVLVPYLALAVVCGLFFYLATDFIVAMQMELPEVQEAMEAQRIPLEQMKTIMWYQTGIGGIIALLLAPLLIAGLGLFWNNFVFGLKSSFKQVLSLVLYGEFLYMIGAMVHVPIMFAKDTIMVTFSPAVLVADQGMTSIWFVLLDKFSVFHIWEIVVVGIGLSVLCEVPRNKGYLLAVLSVGGLSVLHVITTGIGMLFR
- a CDS encoding efflux RND transporter periplasmic adaptor subunit, which codes for MQKKKKKLLLIIGGVVAVAAIVIANLMMDTSKSTKVNAEEAKLRELTETVSASGRIQPQTKVDITSEINGEIVGLFVREGDHVEAGDLLVVLDTVQLRSDADQARYAVNEVAARLGGAGSTLEQAQEEYDRQQKLFDKNHATEIEYKNAKYSFLNAKAAHQATKAQSQQSQARYEKSLDNLSKAKVVAPMPGIITFLDCEVGEIAAAQSAFSQGRTLMTISNLDVYEVEVEVDETEVTKVELGQASEIEVDAFPDTTFVGEVVEIGNTAILASSGQSQSTNFRVKVIFMDQNEKIRPGMSATVDITTNLAADVLSIPYSAVVMRSLDLDSLERAHLGETEEAEEVEESESGGLQAAASDDTDTAIVEEDEDKKREDIKGTFVIRDGEVQFIRIETGIADQKYIEVISGLEVEDSVVSGPYRVLRSIKDGDVVEMIERESESE